One Falco peregrinus isolate bFalPer1 chromosome 10, bFalPer1.pri, whole genome shotgun sequence genomic window, AATGAGAGTGAGGAATGCATAACATCAAAAAATTATTCAACCTTCGTTTCATATACAATGAGAACAGCAACAGCTATTCTGCATGAGAAATAGGTCATCACATGCTATGGGGCTTGTGATGACAATACTTATTTTCAAGACAAAGAAATACTCGACCACTGTGAAAGCCCGAAAAAGCTAGCTGTTATCCTTTCTAAGGGCTGGAATACAATTCAGTTCACAGGTGTCTTCAGTGTGCTTTGAGGTTCTCCTGAGTTACATGTCATAGCAGTTATTTCACCTCACGTTATCTGAGGATAGGCTGTCACACACCCAGGCCCCATGGCAAAGCTGTGACACAAAACCCACCATAATCCAGTGCTCTCTTCCACAAGGAATAAAACCCCTGAGAGACCCCAACCTCACCGGATTCTCCTGCCCTGGGGGCCGATGGGACACAATTCCAGTCACTCGTACAACGGATTCTGCTGGGGCATCAGACAAGAGCTTCTTCACATGGGAATGTGCCTGCAAGATGATAATGTCTCAGAAATTCAAAGAACAGGACAGATGCCCCATGCTCAAGGGCCTCATTTCTTAACAACCCATTAGAATCTAGGATCACTCCTCGTAAGCCAGAGGAAACAGCATTGGTGTTTCTCTTGTAGGGCTCTCATAATGCTTACATGTACCTGTGAGTCAGAGCACTCAGTCTGACAAAGTACTTTATCCTGCTTTCTGTGTCTGCTGGACCCAAGCTaccaaagtgaaaataaaaaaaataaaattaaaaaaaaaaaaaaaaaaagagacactCATATTTTGGTAGCACTTACCTCATCCTGTGGAATGATGACCTGGGTCAGTCCCTGGAAATCcctcaaaaccagaaacaggCCTTGTCTGATCCACgaaaaacacaaaaggaaagacagTGTTTTCAAGAATTCAGTAGTCTTCCGCTTTTTAAGCCAAAGCACATGGCAACTAGCTACTTTCTGTACCTTGTGACTAATCTCAAAGTATTTCCAAGTAATGTGTGTACAGATACTTTGCCCACACCTGAATCTAATCTGAGCAATTTGTCTCAGATTTTGCCCCGCCACAGACAGACAATATGAAAGTAACAAGGGAGTCAGGATTTTAACTTGAACGTTAATCCATATAGAGCAGGGATTCTGAATACAGCAATTTCCTGCTGGAAAACATTGTTCAGATTGTTTATATGTATAAACACATTTACATGAGCAGTAAAACTAAAGTTGACATGGATACAAAAAATATCCAACCTCAAAACACTCATCCCATAAAGTTTCACATGAACAATGCACACTCCTAGACACAGAATCGCAAATCTTGatctcttcagctgcagcagacaCAGCTACCACTGTACTCATTCCATCAAGAAGCTGTCAAATGGAACATGCTCTagttgtctttaaaaacaagagCACAACAATCACACTGCAATAATCCTAACTGTTTCCTGTAACTCCAACCACGACTGCTCAAAGAGGAGATGCTCAGGACCtcctaagaaaacaaacaaaacaatccaTGCGGACCATCGCTGCAGAACAATGCTGGATAAAACCAGCTTCTCTggactgcaaaatgaaaaaaatggcttttgatACAAACTAATTTCATCAAAGCCACAGGACTTATCTGAACGATACAAACACGTACTGAGGAACGCAACATTTTGGCACACTCTCCATGCTGTATGCAGACATGCTTTTCACCCTACATTTACAAAGTGTTCAACACTATTAGGAGCGATTATATCACACCACCTATAGCAAATATTCCTACTGGAATTCTCATTTCGTCCTCCACTTACTAcaatttcttaatatttcttttttaaccaaAGCTTGGGTTGTTTAAACATGCATCACTACATGCTGTAGTTGAAAAGACAAACAACATTGTTTGCTTAAAATTTAAGGACgctatatatattaaaaaaaaaaaaagttatttgctcACAACTGTTAAAATTGCTACAAATATGCTATTACTTGTTTTCTCTCCTATACAGGAAGGGCAATTAACTGCTTTACAGTGTTGTAATGAGAATCAATTAAGATTTGTATGAAACtcttgaaattttaaatactgatcTGGCACGGTTATCAACTTGTATACTCACTTCAGAAGCTACTAATGCAGGATATGAAAAGATAACCTGAAGCATAAAAATAAGCGTTTGAATCTAGGCCTAGAGCCTACATTGGATCTAGCAAATAAGCATCTCCATTTTCACTTTGGTATGCATTTACCTTTGGTACTGAACCCATCCATACAGTGTGACCTCTTGTCCCACATGAGCAGAACGCAGCTCCCCACAAGTGTTGGTCCGCATGACAAAGCTATTAAAGTCTTGAACAAGAACAGTAAAATCTGTCATGGCTTTTACAGACAAGTGAAACAAAAGTTACAGAgttccccccacacacccctcccctCAATCTAGTTTAGAAATATACAAAGAAGTTACTTCACATACGCTCAATACAACTGCTATAACACATTAATACAATATGAAATTACTCTAAACAAATCCTTTAGAGTAACTATTTATGTCTCAGTCAAACTTCCATACAGAAATCTGAACACAGCCTTGCTGCAAACTGTTGCCCTGCAAATTTCaggggcaagggaagggaaagccACAGATCAGTCCTGAGCCACGCTGACAATTCCAAATCTGAATCCAGAAGACACAGCAGAAAGAGGGCTTGACAAGCCGAGACTGAAACATACTGACATGCACCACATGGGTGTAAATGAAACAGTTTCCTATCTGCAACTACTGACTAAAGGCCTGAACCATGATTACAGACTTTCCACAGACCCCACTGTGCCTGGCACCACGACTTGGTTATAAAAGCATTTACAGAACACGGCAGAGATTCACCTTGCAAAGAGAAATTTGAAGGATGCTATTACCTAGAGAGATATATATAATGATGTGAACTCATCTCCCTTGCCACCTTCATCACAGcctttgcaattaaaaaagtAGACACAAAggtttgttttccagctgttgTGTTAGGCATTCCGCCACCCCTGTTTACAGATTGtgtgctacagaagaaagaggGTCAAGAAGTAAacaaaagctaagaaaaaaaaccaaaacaaaaccaaaattagaCAAACTAGTTTTGAATTACAATTCACCTTGAGATGCCAAAAAAACAGgattaaaatatgatttaaagaagacatttaaaagagAGTAGCTTTAATTGCCTTATAGTAGCTTATCACAAGTGTAGCTTTAATTGCCTATGCAGACTACCCTGACCTGGGTctcagggaggaaaaaaaccccaccacagcccaggggagagggcagggtAAGGCAAACGCTGCTTTCTCACCTGGCGCCGCCGGGGCCGAGGCAGGGGCCGCCCGGTGCAGAGcccgcccgcagcccggccagcccagccctcgggccagcggcggcagcagccgGGGAAGGGCCATCTTACAGCCAGCACCTGAACCAGACAGCAGTCTATCACAAACCTCCGAGCCGTGAGAGGTAAAaacacaggagagaaagcaCCAACCACCCCGGCCCGGCCTCTCCCCGGAGCAGGCCTGGCCCACCGGCGGCAGCAGGGGGAAGGTCCCCAGCTCCAACAAGTGGGTCGCCCCACCGCAAGACCCGCTGCCCCTGGGCTCGTCAGTGGAAGATCTCCTCACCCCGAGCCGCAGCGGAGCAGCCAGGCTGAAGGAGCCTCTCCTCAGCCCGCCGGCCAACCGCCCCCCGCTTCCCCCACTTCCGCCCGCCACCAAGATGGCGGCAGCGGGCGGCGCCCCGCTCAGCGCGCCGCGGGGGCTGACGGGAAGGGTGTTCAAACCGCtcccggcggggagcggcgtGGGGGCTGTTACCGGCTGCCATGGAGTCGGCGGAGTGGGGCTCGCGGGTGCTGCCCAGCCTCGGGCGGCTCTCACGGGGGCCGCCGTTCGGGCGGACGCAGGGGCAGTTCGGGCTCAGCCTCAGCAGCCACGGCCTCTCGCCGGCGCCGCGCTCCCTGGTAGGCCGCCGTGGTGGGGGGGGgcgatggcggcggcggggcctaCCTGCCCCCTCAGCCGGGCCGCCGCGGGCCCtgggccgggcccggcccgcctcCCCTCCGTAGCCTGCCGCCCCTCCGTACCCCGCCGCCCCCATGCTGCTGCCCCCGCTCGACACCGCGCCCACGGCAGGAAAACCGCCCCTGCTGGCACGGGGGGCGGCCCGGCTGCAGCGCCGAAGGGGGAGGCTGGCCCTGCCTGTTGGGCTTTCGTATGACtttaactttttattctttttttattttttaggaaaaCGCAGATCCCCGGAGAACGGCGTTTCTACTGCACAAACAGTGGACCTTGTACAGCGTGACCCCCCTGTACAGGTTCTCCAGCGCCCATTTGCGAGCTTATGCCAGGCTGCTCAGCGCTTTCATCGCTGCCGAGAAGCAGAAGGGACTGGCGGTGGAAGTAGGGGTTGAGCTGGACATCAAAGTGGCCGTCTCCAGCCTTCCAGACCTGAGAGGTACTGACCAAGACCAGGCTGCGATTCTAGTGCAGGTAAGGAGTCTTCCTAGTTGTTTTGATAATTGTAATTAAGACTAGCATTTTACGAGTTGCTTTTGCTGCCATAAAATGCTGTGTCTctcttaaaagaaacagaacgCTAAGCCCTAGCTGTGTGGTGTAACTACTGTACTATCTGTTGAGATTTAATAAAAGTGAGGCCTGTCTATTTTTAACTAGAACAGAACATCTCACAAGCAATGGATATGTTTAATTGCAGTTGTGAGTTCAACTCCTTGATAGTGAGTGAGATTGTCTAACAATAGTTCAGCAGTCAATTTACTGCAAGAACTTGGGGCAGTTACTTTGCTTCCTGAATAGACTTGGCATAATCCTACCTCCTGGCCATTGAGCTCAAGTCTAGttagtatttctgaaatgctttgccTCAAGTGAAAGACGCTACTGAAATGCCAAGTTCAGTGTGACAGTGGTTATAGGGCATAGCATGGATTGGCTTTTCTGAATTAAGCAGCATAAACTCAGATCTTAAGACTGTTCCTAATGAAGTAAAAAGTGCTTTTCCCAGTTTTCAGCAGAATTGCACACATCTTTTAGGGATGTAACAGATAGACTGAATAACTGAGCTTTACAAAAAAGAATGTTGCCTGTGAGATCCTGAGAAAAAACATCTACTAACCACTTGaaatcataaaacaaaaaaaaaaaatcttggctaAAAAAGCATCAAACTTGTTGTGTGGcataaaaatgcttcttttccccatcccagcTTTCTTTGAGATCACCAATTTCCAAAAAAAACTCAGAAGAGAAACTGGTGTGGTCGGgctgtttctgctctgtgtttggAGATGATCTTTCTGAGAAAATTCCACCAGACTTCACTTGTTTACCTCTGTTTCTTACTAATGGGGCAGAGAGTTACACATCCATTGTTGGAAGTTGGTTTCAGAAGAATTTTGACTGCAGCTTCCGCCGTTTAGCCATCAGTCCTCTCAATCTCGGTTGGATGGCCGCTATGTGGACTGGATGCAAACTGGACATATTAACATCTGCCATAGAACTCGTTTTCTCTGTCCCCAGTCTGCCCCAGCCTCTGGATATTTCATATGCCATTCATCCAGAGGATGCAAAAGCTCTGTGGGACACAATCCAAAAAACTCCAGGAGAGATCACTCAAGAAGAGGTAGATGTTTTTATGGACTGCCTTTACGCTCACTTCCACAGACACTTTAAGATCCACTTGTCAGCTACAAAACTGGTGAAAGTTTCTACAGCAATTGCCTCAGCACACTGTGATGGGATTATAAAGGTGAGGTTTTAAGTAGCATCTTGTCCTAACCAATGCTGGACAAACAAAATAGCTCTATCTGTCTAGGAATGCCTCTTTAAAATTAAGGTGTCATGTTTCTCATGCATAATTTCCTACAAGAAGTTGTTAAAACTGTCAGCTTTTATTAGTGATAATTCATTCTGGAGTTGGGGCAGCTATCGATACAGTATTTTACTACTGTATTGCAGCAGAAGCTACTAACCGTAGTCTTGGGCCAGAAATAGGTGTGTTAGCTGTGGTATGAACACAAAAGTTTCTTTGCCCATTGGCCAAAACTTGAGCTTAGAAATATCTCAGACTTAAtcaaaaacctgagaaaatatTCATTAGCTTTTGAGTCTTGCAGTTATTAAGACACAGGCAGAAGACAAACAGAATTAACCTGCTATGTAAAAATAACTGGTGTGTGGGTGAACCAAAAGACAACAGGTAAGAGTCAAAACTTCTTGCTTGGAACTACTTCAGTTGTAACCCTGTTCATACAGGTGCTGCAGCAGTATCTATAATAGCCTTTAAAACCATGGAGGATTAATCCTTCCTGAAGTTTCTTAAAGGAGTACTAATACGGTCTTCTGAATTACAGAACAGTTCATGTAAATGCAGTTGCTTCAATTTAGCCTACGACGTACTGATGTCGCTGTTCTGGGTACAAGGGGAATGTTAGAGGCTGTAACTGGGACCCCACTTGCACATCTTTCCTGAAGCATGAGTTcatcaaatgaaagaaaataagctttgCTGGGAAGCATCTACTAACAGTTTCAGCCTTTGCTAGGACAACTGCAAACCACCAAATGTTAGTGCTGCATTGCTTGGGTTTATGTGTTGTAGTTTAAAAGAACCGAAACAACTTGTTACGTTGCAGGTAAGTGAACAGAAGAGATGCTCAGCTGAAAAGGCTTTCTGAAGAAGGGTTCTCTTCTAGACTGTGTGCTGTGTAAACTCAGTTCTGGCTCTTCCATAATGGGGATAACAAGTTCCAGTCAGACATAATTCAGTATGGGAAAAGAGGGGTATTCAAGGAGATGGGCACAGTCTCATTCCTGGCCTTCCTGtagagggagggaggcagccaAAGGAGCAGGAGGGCTAGGATTCTCACCTTCCAAAAAGCTGGAGTAGCAGCAGGGGATGACTACAGTACTCTGCTTCACATGGGACAGGAGCATAAGTCAGAGGGCTCTGAAAGGAGCACCAGATAGGCATGCATGTTTTCTCCATATCCAGGATCAAAATAGTAACAAAGGTACCTTGCAAACAACAGAGAAGCAGACTAATCGCATGGAACACCTGGTAATTGGTTTCCAGCCATTTAAGGATGTGGAAATCTGGCAACTGTAATTTgttttgacttctttttctttcttgcagtttCTACAAAGTCAATACCTAACTGGAGTGCTGATGCTACTGACAGAACTAGCAATCTGTCACATACAGTGAGAGTAACTTCAGCTAATCTTCATGCTAAAAAGGCTTACTGTTGGAAGATGTATGCTGAGAAACCAACTGGAAACTCGCTTTTGCAGcatcatttttcctttcatgctgGCTGTCCAAAGCTGGACTCAACTCTGTAACGAGCTGTAATTCAACATtatgcacagcaaaagcaagcagACATGCTGCCCTCAAGAAGGGGTACAAACTAATAGTTTAAGCACCTTTGTTTTACCATAATTACTCTGTTCATTTATGTGTTATGAGCCAGGGGTGAGGGGATAAACTGCAAATTCTTAAATGTAACTTATTAAtaggtatttctgttttcacatacCTAGGCAGCCTAAGCTGTACTGGCCTTAGCTAAACTGCAACTACTCTTGGGCCCAAA contains:
- the CENPL gene encoding centromere protein L, whose protein sequence is MESAEWGSRVLPSLGRLSRGPPFGRTQGQFGLSLSSHGLSPAPRSLENADPRRTAFLLHKQWTLYSVTPLYRFSSAHLRAYARLLSAFIAAEKQKGLAVEVGVELDIKVAVSSLPDLRGTDQDQAAILVQLSLRSPISKKNSEEKLVWSGCFCSVFGDDLSEKIPPDFTCLPLFLTNGAESYTSIVGSWFQKNFDCSFRRLAISPLNLGWMAAMWTGCKLDILTSAIELVFSVPSLPQPLDISYAIHPEDAKALWDTIQKTPGEITQEEVDVFMDCLYAHFHRHFKIHLSATKLVKVSTAIASAHCDGIIKFLQSQYLTGVLMLLTELAICHIQ